Genomic segment of Amphibacillus xylanus NBRC 15112:
AGCTTTATCGCTTGCTGATGAAGTATTTTTATGTGATATTTTTGGCTCAGCACGTGAAGCCGATAAGAAACTATCCATTGAAGATTTGCAAGTTTTAATACCCGAAAGTAAGTTACTTACAATTGATACTACCGATCAGTTAAAATTAAATGAAAATGGTGTATTAGTATTTATGGGTGCGGGAGATATTCAAAAATTCCAAAAAGCATATAAAGAGTTAGTGACAGAATAGTCAATTAAACAACCGCTCAAAAATACATCTATGTTTGTAGTGTTTTTGAGCGGTTTTTATCCATGTATAAATTAGTTAGTTAAGGATCATTTTATAAGAAGAGCATGTTTATTAGTTGTTAAATAGGGTAAATAACACTAAGTTAATAATACATACATATATAAAGGAGACGATTTAATGGAAAACCTTCTATACATCTCAGCAATTATTTTTGCACTAGCATTTGTTGCTTTAGTTGTATACTTAATCAAAGTATTAAAAGAAACTGAACGGACTATGAGTAGTGTTGCCAATACACTTGAAGGTCTAGAAAAACAGATGGTTGGCATCACAACAGAAACTACTATATTATTAAACCGAACGAATGCTTTAGCTGAAGATATTAGTGATAAATCACAACGTTTAAATGGATTAGTTGATAGTGTGACGGGATTAGGTACAACAATTACAGGATTTAATCAGTCACTACAACAATTCTCAAAATCCGTTACAGGTATCGCATTAGATAATACTGAAGAAACAGCCCAACTAGTAAAATGGGGCACAGTCATCATGGAGTTAATCAATAAAAGAAAAAGTAAAAAGAATAACTCAATCTAATAAATCATAAATATCAATGAGGAGGAATGATCAAATGACAAACAACAGTAATAAAAACGATAATATTAATGCAAAAGACTTTTTAATTGGATCTTTAGTCGGAACGTTAGTAGGTGCTTCCTTAGCGCTTTTATTCGCACCTAAATCGGGTAAAGAACTTCGACAAGATATCAATAAAGGTGCTCATGAATTAAAAGATAAAGCGCATGAATTAAAAAACGTAGCTTATGAAAAAACAGACGAACTAAAAAGTTACGCTAAAGAACAAACAGCTCACCTACAAGAAGTAGTTAGCGAGAAAACACAAGGCTTACAAGATAAATATCAAGAAGCTAAAAAGATCGTGAAAAATAAGGCTGAGGATCTACAAGAAAAACTAGAATTCAAAAAAGCTGAAGCTAAAGACAAAGTAGAAGATGCAAAAGATAAAGTGAGTGACAAAGCTGAAGCGGTAGTTGAAGCATCTGAAAAGGTTAAAGAAGCTGTTGAAGAAGCGATAGAAGACGTAAAAGAAAAATAAAGTTCTATAATTTTTGGTGTTGGTGAGTTCTTTTTTCGAATTCGCTGGCACCTTTTTTGTGTTTCCATAGTAAAAGGCCCATAGATTCCTTTAGAATTAAGTTGACGAAAAACAGCAGGTGAAATACACTCGCTTTCCGCGGGCACGGCTTTTAGCTAACTAAGGCAAGCAAAGATCGCTTGCCTTAGTGGATCTTCAGCTCGTGCAGTTCCCGCAGGAGTCTCGTGTATTTCACCTTTGATGAACAAGTTGTATCTTAATTAAACTTAATATAAATTTATTCCCGACTAAATATAAAACCTACCAACACTATTTGACATTGAACAAAAAATAATAAAAAAGAGGCTGGGACATAACCAGTCTTAGATGAGAAAAATTGCGGAATCAACATTGAATTGTTGTTTCCGCAATTTCTATTTTGTTTTGGATTGTTAGGATTATTTTCATTTTGGATTTTGGCGGTATACTTTCTTAAGTTTACCGCCATTAAGGCAAATGCTAATTCATTTTCTACTTTCGATTTTCCTCTAACGGAAAATCGAGTGAACGACAAATTAGCCTTCAAGAATCCAAAAACTGGTTCAACATCTATTTTGCGTTTTTTATAAATGTCTCCAGTTTCTTCTTCCGAAAGCTTAGTTCTTATATATTCTTTTTGCTCTTCCCACTTTTTATTAATAAACAACCTTCGATTGTTCCCCTCTTTTGCTTTTGTGCAATGAGAGCGTAATGGACAATCATTACAATTTTCAGATTGATATACCCTAAATTCCCTTGTAAATCCATAACGATCTGTACGATTAAAAAAGTACTGGAAAGTTAATTTTTGTCCGTTCGGACAAACGTAATAGTCATGCTCTCCATTGTACTCCCAATTGTCCGTCTTAAATGGATCATTCTTATATTTTCTTTTCTGCTCTTTCCTATAACTGTTATATGTAATAAGAGGTGTCCGGTTGCGATTCTCTAAAACATCATGATAATTTTGTTCACTACCATATCCAGCATCAGCGACGATATAGTCAGGTAAATCAAAAAAGTGCTTTTCAATTTTATCTAAAAAAGGAATGAATGTACGTGTATCCGTTGGATTTGGAAAAACATCGTAAGCAAGCGTGTATTGACCTTCTGTTGCGATTTGAACATTGTATCCAGGCTTCAATTGTCCATTCCTCATATAGTCATCTTTCATACGCATAAAAGTAGCATCATGATCGGTTTTAGAATAACTGTTTCTTTCTCCAAATATATCCATATCTTGTGCGTATTTCTTCTTTCGATCAATAAAGTCCTTTATTCGTTTCAATGCTTGCTTAGGAAACTTTCTCTCTGAACGAATTTTTTTACGTTCACTTCCAAGTTCACATTCCTCAATTTTCTTATTATAATCGTTCACCGTTTCTTCTAATCTTTCAGCTATTTCTTCAAGTTCAGTAATGGAAAGTTCGTCAGGACTTTCACGTTTAATTTCCGGGATAATTTCTTTTTCAAGTAGCTCATCATATATTTTATTTGAGTTTTCGATTAACTTCTCACTATAATTTTTAACTGCTTTTTTCCATACAAAAGTAAATTTATTTGCATTAGCTTCAATTTTTGTTCCATCAATAAATATTGCATCATGATCGATGATTTTTTCTTCAACCAATTGACAGCGAAATTGGATGAATAATTGTCGTAATAATTCTTGTACATCTGGATCGACTCGGAAACGATTGATTGTGCGATAACTTGGTTCATAACCTTGTGCAAGCCACATCATACGAATACTGTCTTTGAGGAGAGCTTCGATTTTCCTGCCGGAAAATACTGATTGAGAGTAAGCACATAATGTTATTTTTAACATCATTCGTGGATGATATGAAGGACGACCTGTTTTTCGAAGAAAATTTTCAAAAGCTTCTTCAGGAATACTCTCTACTAAATCATTAATGACAAAAGCAATATCATTTTCCTGAAGTTTCACTTCCAAATCTATAGGCAAAACCAATTGATTCATGTTATAATTTTGATACATAAAGGGCACCTCCGGTAGTTATTGTGTGGTACTTTAATTTTACCAAAAGGTGCTCTTTTTGTTGAATAAAATTATGTATATTGACTGGAACGAAAGACATTTGACTCCAGCGGGAAAAGAACGTGTCCGAAGATCACTGTATCGACTCTGGAGGAGTCGATACAGAAGCTGAGGCCGTTCCCGCGGAAAGCAAATGTCTGAAGTGGAGGTCAATATTTTTCATAAAACAACGGTGTACAGTCTTATACTGAACACCGTTGTTATTTTACTGGGTTTTGTCCCAGCCCCTTTTTTTTGTTAAAATATAATCTCGATTTGATCATTGTTTTCTAGTGGGTCTAAAAATGTTGTCGGCTCGCCATTTTTAAGAATGCGAAGATTTGCTTTAACTTGTGATAAGTCAATCGAAATAAACCTGAACAAATCTTGAAAAATAAATGGTTCATCATCAAGCTTCCGTACAGTAAGCCTATCTCCAGATTTAACGAGATCAGACCTCGAAAGGGTACGATTATCTTGCTCGATGACCGTAACATCCTTATCAAGTGTAATGCGTTGCCCGTTATAAACGACATTGATTGTTTCTTTCATTTGAATGTTTAATACTTGAACAAGATCATCGACAGTTACTTGCTTAGTCGAGCTTAAATTAATTTGATCATTCGGTTTTAAAGTATGCGTTAAGCTACCTGGTCTGCCGTTGATTTCAATCTGACCAGAAAATTGTTCAAGCACTGTATACTCATCATTGATATAGACAACATACTTATCTAAATTGGATAACATTGATTGCTTACCTATAAGATGGAGCCAATCTGCTAATGTCGTCGTATTTTGCACAGTCAGTAAATCATGATCTTGTAACTGATAATCAAGATTTACTTTACGATCATTTACATAGAGACTTGGCTCAACATGGTATACTTCACCATTAAAATGAATGGAAAATTGATCATAATCATCAACAATTTCTCTTAC
This window contains:
- a CDS encoding YtxH domain-containing protein, which encodes MTNNSNKNDNINAKDFLIGSLVGTLVGASLALLFAPKSGKELRQDINKGAHELKDKAHELKNVAYEKTDELKSYAKEQTAHLQEVVSEKTQGLQDKYQEAKKIVKNKAEDLQEKLEFKKAEAKDKVEDAKDKVSDKAEAVVEASEKVKEAVEEAIEDVKEK
- a CDS encoding IS1182 family transposase is translated as MYQNYNMNQLVLPIDLEVKLQENDIAFVINDLVESIPEEAFENFLRKTGRPSYHPRMMLKITLCAYSQSVFSGRKIEALLKDSIRMMWLAQGYEPSYRTINRFRVDPDVQELLRQLFIQFRCQLVEEKIIDHDAIFIDGTKIEANANKFTFVWKKAVKNYSEKLIENSNKIYDELLEKEIIPEIKRESPDELSITELEEIAERLEETVNDYNKKIEECELGSERKKIRSERKFPKQALKRIKDFIDRKKKYAQDMDIFGERNSYSKTDHDATFMRMKDDYMRNGQLKPGYNVQIATEGQYTLAYDVFPNPTDTRTFIPFLDKIEKHFFDLPDYIVADAGYGSEQNYHDVLENRNRTPLITYNSYRKEQKRKYKNDPFKTDNWEYNGEHDYYVCPNGQKLTFQYFFNRTDRYGFTREFRVYQSENCNDCPLRSHCTKAKEGNNRRLFINKKWEEQKEYIRTKLSEEETGDIYKKRKIDVEPVFGFLKANLSFTRFSVRGKSKVENELAFALMAVNLRKYTAKIQNENNPNNPKQNRNCGNNNSMLIPQFFSSKTGYVPASFLLFFVQCQIVLVGFIFSRE
- a CDS encoding DUF948 domain-containing protein, with the translated sequence MENLLYISAIIFALAFVALVVYLIKVLKETERTMSSVANTLEGLEKQMVGITTETTILLNRTNALAEDISDKSQRLNGLVDSVTGLGTTITGFNQSLQQFSKSVTGIALDNTEETAQLVKWGTVIMELINKRKSKKNNSI